DNA from Arthrobacter sp. SLBN-112:
CGGTCCCGCCGTTCCACGCGGACGCCAGCAGGAGGCATTCGAGCGCCAGGGTCAGCGAGAGCAGGGCGATGCTCACCGCCCGCTGGGCCCGGGTATGCCGGATCAGCAGGAAGGTCAGGGCGGCGCCCAGGATGGGAAGTACGACGGCGAGCGGGGCAAAGCTTGCGATGTTCACTTTCCGCCTCCTTCCGGGCTGGGGTCGACGTTGAGTGAGCCGGGCTTTTCCTCCGCGGCGGCATGTTCGGCGGGCATCTCCCGGCCGCCGGCCACGACGGTGGCCACCGGCTGGCCCGTTTCCGGGCCGCCATCCACGCCGGACGCCGCGTGGTTTGAGACGTCCCGGCCGTCCGATCCCAGCATGGTGAGCGGGAACTCGGAGGTTTCCGCCGGCACTTCGGCGTCGTCCTCGGCGTCGAAGCTGGGGGTTGCCGCCACACGGCGGTCTTCCAGGTCGTCCTGGATGTCGTCCTGGCGTGCCAGCACCCAGGTGCGGTAGATGATGCCGAGCATGAACGCCGTGACGGCGAAGGAAATGACGATCGAGGTCAGGATCAGGGCCTGCGGGAGCGGATCGTTGTAGTCCTGGGCGGGCCTGTCCTTGTCGAACAGCGGAGCCAGCCCTGCGTATCCCCCGGTGGCCAGGATCAGGAGGTTGGTGGCGTTGGCCAGGAGCATCAGCCCCAGCAGCACCCGGGTGAGGCTGCGTTCCAGGATGAGATAGATGCCGCAGGCATACAGGGCGCCCATGACGATCAGCAGGGTCAGGTTGACGCTCATGCGTGGCCCTTTGCGGTGGTCTCGGCGGGCCTGGTCTGGGCGGGGACGGTCTGGGCGGGCGCGGTGTCCGGCTCCAGCGGCGGTTCAGGATCGCGTTCGGCTTCCAGTTCCGGCTGCACCGGACGGTCCTCCTCCGGCTCGTCCTGGTGCGCGGCCGCCGCGGACCGCTCCTCCATGTGCTCATCGATCTCGGCGCCGAGGCTGCGGAGCACGTCAAGCACCAGGCCCACCACCACGATGTACACGCCGATGTCGAAGATGGTGGAGGTGACGAATTTGATGTCGCCGAAGACGGGCAGCCACACCTGGATGATGGCGGACTGGAACACCTGCCCACCCAGCAGCAGGGGCACCACCCCGGACACGGCAGCCAGGGCCAGGCCCGTGCCCAGCAGCGCGCCGGCGCTCAGCGGCGCGGCCTCCCGCAATTCGAACCGTCCGCCGGCCAGGTAGCGGATGGTCAGCGCCAGCCCGGCCGTGAGGCCACCGGCGAAACCGCCGCCCGGCAGGTTGTGCCCGGCCAGCAGCAGGTAGAGCGAGAAGATGATCATCGAGTGGAAGATCAGCCGGGTGACCACCTCGAAGATGATGGAGCGCCGTTCGGGGGCGAGGGTCCGGCCGGCCAC
Protein-coding regions in this window:
- a CDS encoding Na(+)/H(+) antiporter subunit C codes for the protein MSVNLTLLIVMGALYACGIYLILERSLTRVLLGLMLLANATNLLILATGGYAGLAPLFDKDRPAQDYNDPLPQALILTSIVISFAVTAFMLGIIYRTWVLARQDDIQDDLEDRRVAATPSFDAEDDAEVPAETSEFPLTMLGSDGRDVSNHAASGVDGGPETGQPVATVVAGGREMPAEHAAAEEKPGSLNVDPSPEGGGK